One window of Mesoplasma syrphidae genomic DNA carries:
- a CDS encoding DegV family protein: MKIGILIDSAATSNPKDIEGTQIEWIPLHVTFPNNTDMLDTLENIEKNDVMNRIANGEMLKTSQASPGELEIKYDEMLTKYEHIIHIPIPGNLSSMLQTAFMTASDEKYTGKVTVYDNNDIAAMALTEMALNLSEKNISGELDTPQKMINYIEENKHSTYVGIIPGDLKKLASGGRATGIIATVLNIFKTKLLIRWAAKPEKEAIGRTYSGLTEKVISRIKRDYTDTYRLVFMSTPLTSQKTCTNIRETLNNSDIKFTEATIPSIYTVHAGIESVAFAIMKK; this comes from the coding sequence ATGAAAATAGGAATTTTAATTGACAGCGCTGCTACAAGCAACCCCAAAGATATTGAGGGAACTCAAATTGAATGAATTCCTCTACATGTCACTTTTCCCAATAATACTGATATGTTAGATACTTTGGAAAATATTGAAAAAAATGATGTTATGAACCGTATTGCTAATGGAGAAATGTTAAAAACATCACAAGCTAGTCCTGGAGAATTGGAAATAAAATACGATGAAATGCTAACTAAGTATGAACACATCATTCATATTCCAATTCCTGGTAATTTATCATCAATGCTGCAAACAGCATTCATGACAGCTAGTGATGAAAAATATACAGGTAAAGTTACAGTTTATGATAATAATGATATTGCCGCAATGGCGCTTACAGAAATGGCACTTAATTTAAGTGAGAAAAATATTTCTGGAGAGCTAGATACTCCTCAAAAAATGATAAATTACATTGAGGAAAACAAGCACTCAACTTATGTTGGAATTATTCCCGGAGATCTAAAAAAATTGGCAAGCGGCGGTCGTGCTACTGGTATTATTGCAACAGTTTTAAATATTTTTAAAACAAAGCTTTTAATCCGCTGAGCAGCTAAGCCAGAAAAAGAAGCAATTGGACGTACTTATTCAGGATTAACAGAAAAAGTGATTTCTCGTATTAAAAGAGATTACACTGATACATATCGCTTAGTATTTATGAGTACACCATTAACAAGTCAAAAAACTTGTACAAATATTCGCGAGACTTTAAATAATAGCGATATTAAATTTACAGAAGCTACAATTCCTTCAATTTATACAGTTCATGCTGGAATTGAATCTGTTGCTTTCGCAATCATGAAAAAATAA
- a CDS encoding DegV family protein: MKIAILTDSAYDGKASDFKDLYIIPLMIAPEDGNQIYDDDSLNKDDFYKLLDSQSLKTSQSAPGDIMAMWDKLLVDYDQVIFAPISSGLSGQFNLARMLSETEEAYKGKIFVCDTKGVSIILQTVIRHIAFWIAENKTGFEILELVKELSSKFTTFIIPKNLETLKRGGRISSTAAALAKMLKIIPILRYNGSIDKENTARTYKKAIAHALNIIKKECKNIKVIDVAYSRFDQEDLDLIVKLIHDEGLTIGLYSELTNVICSHTGRETVALVGWRN; this comes from the coding sequence ATGAAAATAGCAATCTTAACTGATTCTGCTTATGATGGTAAAGCGTCCGATTTTAAAGATCTGTATATTATTCCATTAATGATTGCGCCAGAAGACGGAAATCAGATTTATGATGATGATTCTTTAAATAAAGATGACTTTTATAAATTATTAGATAGTCAAAGTTTAAAAACCTCACAATCAGCACCAGGAGATATTATGGCAATGTGGGACAAACTGCTAGTTGATTATGATCAAGTTATTTTTGCTCCAATCTCAAGCGGTTTAAGTGGGCAGTTTAATTTAGCACGTATGCTAAGCGAAACTGAAGAGGCTTACAAAGGTAAAATCTTTGTTTGTGACACAAAAGGAGTTTCAATTATTCTGCAAACAGTTATTAGACATATAGCATTTTGAATTGCAGAAAATAAAACAGGGTTTGAAATTTTAGAATTGGTGAAAGAACTCTCATCTAAATTTACTACCTTCATTATTCCAAAGAATCTTGAAACTTTAAAGCGTGGTGGTCGTATATCTTCAACTGCTGCTGCTTTAGCTAAAATGTTAAAAATTATTCCAATCTTAAGATATAATGGTTCAATTGATAAAGAAAATACTGCTCGAACATACAAAAAAGCAATTGCACATGCTCTGAATATAATTAAAAAAGAATGTAAGAATATTAAAGTTATTGATGTTGCTTACTCTCGTTTTGATCAAGAAGATTTGGATTTAATTGTTAAATTAATTCATGATGAAGGATTAACTATAGGATTGTATAGTGAACTTACAAACGTTATTTGTTCACACACTGGACGCGAAACAGTTGCGTTAGTGGGATGAAGAAATTAG
- the ytpR gene encoding YtpR family tRNA-binding protein: MQKLKYGIYYNQQFNALMSNFNNDRSITEIVELDNLTVLKHGNEIVAINIFNPDLDIKQGFVSEDKRVYSYVQKVIENLIAVEQDVQFKIGKVLSCELILGTHLNLCQVDLGAETLQIVCGAANVRNDLLVVVATPGSYLPNGLKIGENKLHGFDSYGMLCSARELEIPFGIYNSEGIIELDNKFANKLGESFWGIHYEYNN, encoded by the coding sequence ATGCAAAAGCTAAAATATGGTATTTATTATAATCAGCAATTTAATGCTTTAATGAGCAATTTTAATAATGACCGCTCAATCACTGAAATTGTTGAACTTGATAATTTGACAGTACTAAAACATGGGAACGAAATTGTAGCAATTAATATTTTTAATCCTGATTTAGATATTAAGCAAGGATTTGTTTCTGAAGATAAGCGAGTTTATTCTTATGTTCAAAAAGTAATTGAAAATTTAATTGCAGTGGAACAAGATGTTCAATTTAAAATTGGAAAAGTTTTAAGTTGTGAACTAATTCTGGGAACACATCTAAATTTATGTCAGGTCGACTTAGGAGCAGAAACTCTTCAAATTGTATGTGGAGCTGCGAATGTTCGTAATGATTTGTTAGTGGTCGTAGCTACTCCAGGAAGTTACTTACCAAATGGACTAAAAATTGGAGAAAATAAATTACATGGATTTGATTCATATGGAATGTTATGTAGTGCTCGTGAACTAGAAATTCCTTTCGGTATTTATAACAGCGAGGGAATTATAGAGTTAGACAATAAATTTGCAAATAAACTTGGAGAAAGTTTTTGAGGAATTCATTATGAATACAACAATTAA
- a CDS encoding nicotinate phosphoribosyltransferase, with protein MNTTIKFQFDPRVKDGFFIADYFKKTTTILEKYKPEQIVTMQFFQRKENTILCGIEESLGLLKFASKSFENLEIWSLNDGDLVQPLEPVLKIKGRYQDFGWLEGMIDGILARNSSVATNSRQIVEAANGKILLNMLDRADSFWTLPSDGYASYIGGFRRFVSEAAVEYINDETVAKPSGTMPHALIQSFDGDILEATKAFATTFPNVNLVSLVDYNNDCVNDALKVANYFNKKLWAVRLDTAGNLIDKTVQKCKESYRGYSLNGVSIPLVKEVRKALDAAGHQHVKIIVSSGFNAEKIAYFESENAAVDIYGMGDSLAKVTIGFTGDAVLINGKKESKFGRENKESKRLIKR; from the coding sequence ATGAATACAACAATTAAGTTTCAATTTGATCCCCGAGTAAAGGATGGTTTTTTCATTGCTGATTATTTTAAAAAAACAACGACAATTTTGGAAAAATATAAACCAGAGCAAATTGTAACAATGCAATTTTTTCAACGTAAAGAAAATACTATTTTATGTGGTATTGAAGAGTCGTTGGGATTGCTTAAATTTGCTTCGAAAAGTTTTGAAAATTTGGAAATATGATCTTTGAATGATGGTGATCTTGTTCAGCCATTGGAGCCTGTTTTAAAAATTAAGGGACGTTATCAAGATTTTGGTTGATTAGAAGGAATGATAGACGGCATTTTAGCTCGCAATAGTTCAGTTGCAACAAATTCTAGACAAATTGTTGAAGCGGCTAATGGGAAGATTTTGCTAAATATGTTAGATCGTGCGGATTCTTTTTGAACTTTGCCAAGCGATGGCTATGCTTCTTATATTGGCGGTTTTCGTCGCTTCGTATCTGAAGCAGCAGTTGAGTATATTAACGATGAAACAGTGGCTAAACCAAGCGGAACAATGCCCCACGCATTAATTCAGTCATTCGATGGTGACATTTTAGAAGCAACGAAAGCTTTTGCAACAACATTTCCAAATGTCAATTTAGTTTCGCTTGTTGACTACAACAATGATTGTGTAAATGATGCTCTCAAAGTGGCTAATTATTTTAATAAGAAATTGTGAGCTGTACGTTTGGATACAGCTGGAAATTTAATTGATAAGACAGTACAGAAATGTAAAGAAAGTTATCGTGGTTATAGCCTTAATGGCGTAAGTATTCCACTTGTAAAGGAAGTTCGTAAAGCTTTAGATGCTGCAGGGCATCAACATGTGAAAATCATTGTTTCGTCAGGTTTTAACGCTGAAAAGATTGCATACTTTGAAAGCGAAAATGCAGCAGTTGATATTTATGGAATGGGTGATTCACTTGCTAAGGTAACAATTGGTTTTACAGGTGATGCAGTTTTGATTAATGGCAAAAAAGAGTCAAAATTTGGTCGTGAAAATAAAGAATCAAAACGATTAATAAAAAGATAA